The following are from one region of the Littorina saxatilis isolate snail1 linkage group LG4, US_GU_Lsax_2.0, whole genome shotgun sequence genome:
- the LOC138965156 gene encoding receptor-type tyrosine-protein phosphatase alpha-like produces MQTSQSCRCLDRTPLPSFCCVFLHLGKMFYLKQGTSSARSLKVLHYEGWTGEVGGDTSHMLQLVDTLTTTLMEAETPTLLIQCCDGVGKSGLFSALCDVINHMTYDREIDVYMTVRHVQNVRPSAVTSLAQYRYCYEVAQQRHRDMSIYANT; encoded by the exons ATGCAGACATCGCAGTCATGTCGCTGTTTGGACCGTACACCACTCCCTTCTTTCTGCTGTGTGTTTTTACACTTGGGAAAAATGTTTTATCTCAAACAG GGTACGTCCAGTGCGCGGTCACTGAAAGTGCTGCACTACGAGGGCTGGACAGGGGAGGTGGGGGGAGACACGTCACACATGCTGCAACTTGTGGACACACTGACCACCACACTGATGGAGGCTGAAACCCCCACACTCCTCATCCAGTGCTG TGATGGGGTGGGAAAGAGCGGTCTGTTCAGTGCtctgtgtgacgtcatcaaccACATGACGTATGACCGCGAGATTGACGTCTACATGACTGTCAGGCACGTGCAGAACGTCAGACCTAGCGCTGTCACGTCATTG GCACAGTACCGCTACTGTTACGAGGTCGCTCAGCAGAGGCACCGAGACATGAGTATCTACGCCAACACATAA